A single region of the Anaerococcus urinomassiliensis genome encodes:
- a CDS encoding GNAT family N-acetyltransferase, translated as MPTNSEKKRVYLERMTRPTAYELNNWADYEDPRLSGYNYGNLSDFEINFWYNSICTPRKKYFAVKRYEDDRFIGFVGLKNYNPLTKKALLGIVFDANYVSLGYGYDAMLCLLDYYFNDLKFKTMLLEVNLFNQRALSLYQKLGFKETGFDSELFENQDIEFDDRYFEMHGNLIYSKILKMKLTKDDYYELHS; from the coding sequence ATGCCTACTAATAGTGAGAAAAAAAGAGTCTACCTTGAGAGAATGACAAGACCTACAGCCTACGAACTTAATAATTGGGCTGACTACGAAGATCCTAGGCTTTCTGGCTATAACTATGGCAATCTTTCAGATTTTGAAATAAACTTTTGGTACAATTCTATTTGTACACCAAGGAAAAAGTATTTTGCAGTAAAAAGATATGAAGATGATAGATTTATTGGCTTTGTCGGTCTAAAAAACTACAATCCCCTTACAAAAAAGGCACTTTTGGGCATAGTATTTGATGCGAATTACGTATCCCTTGGCTATGGTTATGATGCAATGCTTTGCTTACTTGACTATTATTTCAATGATTTGAAATTCAAAACAATGCTTCTTGAAGTTAATCTATTTAACCAAAGAGCCTTAAGTCTTTACCAGAAGCTTGGTTTTAAGGAAACAGGCTTTGATAGCGAGCTCTTTGAAAATCAAGACATAGAATTTGATGATAGATATTTTGAAATGCACGGAAATTTGATATATTCTAAGATACTAAAGATGAAACTTACAAAGGATGATTATTATGAACTTCACAGTTGA
- a CDS encoding DUF1003 domain-containing protein, which yields MGYEEEKILKEILQKDIIEDKEDLDLILKQLSNRKIKQKDDYSFGDRAADKIAKFAGSWTFIIIFVSLLAIWMLINNKMGDKAFDPYPFILLNLVLSCIAAIQAPLIMMSQNRQEKKDRQRAEDDFIVNLKNEIIIRDIHKKLTNIENKLGEES from the coding sequence ATGGGATATGAAGAAGAAAAAATTTTAAAAGAGATTTTACAAAAAGATATTATAGAGGATAAAGAAGATTTGGACCTTATTTTAAAACAGCTCAGTAATAGGAAAATAAAGCAAAAAGATGATTATTCTTTTGGAGATAGGGCTGCAGATAAAATAGCAAAATTTGCAGGTTCTTGGACTTTTATAATCATATTTGTGTCTTTACTTGCTATATGGATGCTAATTAATAATAAAATGGGAGATAAAGCCTTTGACCCGTATCCATTTATACTGTTAAATCTTGTTTTGTCATGCATTGCAGCTATCCAAGCACCACTAATAATGATGAGCCAAAATAGGCAAGAGAAAAAGGATAGACAGAGGGCAGAAGATGATTTTATAGTTAATCTAAAAAATGAAATTATTATTAGGGATATTCACAAAAAACTAACTAATATCGAAAACAAACTTGGGGAAGAATCGTAG
- a CDS encoding DHH family phosphoesterase → MDKFRPNEKEKIFYALALPVALCVVIFFYNKILALIGLILCLALYFYLSNLSDSNEKMLQRYVDEVESSFDSITKNLVFEMPFPIVVLDAEDNIKWHNTDFRNLFPEEELIGNPIDDILPSLAEVDFEQRDLTVPFTTEIDGRVIQFHISSVKNDELDTRETFLYGIDNTYDESIKQLFKDKRLVFFTVFLDNYEDLRNSTDAINRPQVLGTIDRTITQYFNSHHGVVRKYENDRFMVVMEYQDYQDIYDSKFSILDDIREISLGNTINPTLSIGAGISGSSPNEIYDDSRVAIDIALSRGGDQAVVKVKDNYEYFGGKSKATEKTSKVKSRVISGALKRMILASSEVFIMGHNNPDMDSFGAALGVYEGVRFLKKKPYIILNEVPRQIENMYSSTTSNLEELRDNILTEEEALNILRPSSLVVVVDNHRKNSTEAPSIIDKADQIVIIDHHRRGNDYIKKSTISYIEPYASSASELVTEILNYLDENFKARTQIAESLLAGITVDTKNFVYQTGVRTFEAASILKRWGADSVYIKRMFKDDFEIVKYKSEVIADSSIVNDMIAIGHFNRDIDGSTLIASQAADDLLTIKGVKASFVLTRSHNKIHISGRSLGDISVQLILERIGGGGHLTAAATQLDMSMENAEELLRKAIIEYLREEEEDESNINR, encoded by the coding sequence ATGGACAAATTTAGACCAAATGAAAAAGAAAAAATATTTTATGCCTTGGCTTTGCCAGTGGCCCTGTGTGTAGTCATATTTTTCTATAATAAGATTTTAGCTCTTATAGGACTTATACTGTGCTTGGCCTTGTATTTTTATCTAAGCAATTTAAGTGACTCTAATGAAAAGATGTTACAACGTTATGTTGACGAGGTTGAATCAAGTTTTGATAGCATAACAAAAAATTTGGTTTTTGAAATGCCTTTTCCAATTGTGGTTTTAGACGCTGAGGATAATATAAAATGGCACAACACAGATTTTAGGAATTTATTTCCAGAAGAAGAGCTCATTGGTAATCCTATAGATGATATTTTGCCTAGCTTAGCTGAAGTCGATTTTGAACAAAGAGATTTAACTGTACCATTTACAACTGAGATTGATGGCAGGGTTATACAATTTCATATTTCAAGTGTAAAAAATGATGAGCTTGATACTAGAGAGACTTTTTTATATGGAATCGATAATACTTATGATGAATCCATAAAACAGCTCTTTAAAGATAAGAGACTTGTATTTTTCACAGTGTTTTTGGACAATTATGAAGATTTGAGAAACTCCACTGATGCCATCAATAGACCACAGGTTTTGGGCACTATAGATAGAACTATTACCCAATATTTCAATTCCCATCATGGTGTAGTTAGAAAATATGAAAATGATAGATTTATGGTTGTCATGGAGTATCAAGACTACCAAGATATATATGATTCTAAATTCTCTATTCTAGATGATATTAGGGAAATATCCTTGGGCAATACTATTAATCCAACACTATCAATAGGAGCTGGCATTTCTGGATCATCACCAAATGAAATCTACGATGATTCCAGAGTTGCCATTGATATAGCCCTATCACGTGGTGGAGACCAGGCAGTAGTAAAAGTAAAAGACAATTACGAGTACTTTGGTGGTAAGAGTAAGGCTACAGAAAAAACCTCAAAGGTTAAGTCCAGAGTAATATCCGGTGCGTTAAAGAGAATGATCCTTGCATCATCAGAAGTATTTATTATGGGACACAATAACCCAGACATGGACTCTTTTGGAGCGGCTCTTGGTGTATACGAGGGAGTAAGGTTTTTAAAGAAAAAGCCATATATTATCCTAAACGAAGTTCCTAGACAAATTGAAAATATGTACTCATCTACAACTTCAAATCTAGAAGAACTTAGGGATAATATATTGACTGAAGAAGAAGCGCTTAATATATTAAGACCGTCATCGCTTGTAGTAGTTGTAGACAATCACAGGAAGAACTCTACAGAAGCACCAAGTATAATAGATAAGGCTGATCAAATTGTTATAATAGACCACCACAGACGTGGCAATGATTATATTAAGAAATCGACAATATCATATATAGAACCTTATGCATCAAGTGCATCTGAGCTTGTTACAGAAATCCTAAATTATTTGGATGAGAATTTTAAAGCAAGAACCCAAATAGCCGAGTCGCTTTTAGCAGGTATTACAGTTGATACCAAAAACTTTGTTTATCAAACAGGAGTTCGTACTTTTGAGGCGGCAAGTATACTGAAACGTTGGGGTGCCGATTCAGTTTATATCAAGCGAATGTTCAAAGATGATTTTGAAATTGTTAAATATAAGTCGGAAGTTATAGCTGATTCGAGTATAGTAAATGATATGATTGCTATTGGCCATTTCAATAGAGATATTGATGGATCAACACTTATAGCAAGTCAAGCAGCAGATGACCTTTTGACTATAAAGGGTGTAAAGGCAAGCTTTGTACTAACCAGATCTCACAATAAAATTCACATCTCTGGTAGAAGCTTGGGCGATATAAGTGTACAATTAATATTAGAGCGCATCGGAGGGGGAGGCCATCTAACAGCGGCTGCAACCCAGCTTGACATGAGCATGGAAAATGCTGAAGAATTGCTAAGAAAAGCAATAATTGAATATTTAAGAGAGGAAGAAGAAGATGAAAGTAATATTAACAGATAA
- a CDS encoding ATP-binding protein produces MKTSNKASEILAKRRQENEINRQNRIDEVYKNIPTMASLEKNIKELGFTIINQTLSGGETSNLEAKLKKLRDLKEKLLLENGFSKDYMDLKYHHDLCKDTGFVGNEMCSCRKQIIIDENYNLSNIKKLIEKENFSNFDDMLFDDNPYGNYPLTPRENIRLVKNSLMKYINNFSKESTNIYIFGDVGRGKTFLLNSVAKELLDRNYSVLYMTSSSLFKFLNDYNWAFEEQRYKHQEKYDFILDCDLLIIDDLGSEYPSKNDSANLFDVVNTRMISQKPILFSTNFDESMLSETYGPRIFSRIVGNSQVYEIFGKDLRLKDM; encoded by the coding sequence ATGAAAACATCCAATAAGGCTAGTGAAATACTGGCTAAACGTAGGCAAGAAAATGAAATAAATAGGCAAAATCGAATAGATGAAGTCTACAAAAATATTCCAACTATGGCTTCCCTTGAAAAAAACATCAAGGAATTGGGATTTACCATTATAAATCAGACCTTATCTGGTGGAGAAACTAGCAATTTAGAGGCAAAGTTAAAAAAACTTAGAGATTTAAAAGAAAAACTATTGCTAGAAAATGGATTTTCCAAAGATTATATGGACTTAAAATACCACCACGACCTTTGCAAAGACACGGGATTTGTAGGCAACGAAATGTGTTCTTGTAGAAAGCAGATTATAATAGATGAGAATTATAATCTATCAAATATTAAAAAACTTATAGAAAAAGAAAATTTCTCAAACTTTGATGATATGCTTTTTGATGACAATCCCTATGGAAACTACCCTCTAACCCCTAGAGAAAATATCAGGCTTGTAAAAAACAGTTTGATGAAATATATAAATAATTTCTCCAAGGAATCTACAAATATTTATATATTTGGCGATGTTGGTAGGGGAAAAACATTCTTGCTAAATTCTGTAGCCAAAGAACTTTTAGATAGAAATTACTCTGTCCTTTATATGACATCATCATCCCTTTTTAAGTTTTTAAATGACTATAACTGGGCTTTTGAGGAACAAAGATATAAGCACCAAGAGAAGTATGATTTTATCTTGGATTGTGACTTGCTAATTATAGACGATTTGGGTAGTGAATATCCGTCAAAAAATGATTCTGCCAATCTTTTTGATGTTGTTAATACTAGGATGATATCACAAAAACCAATACTGTTTTCTACAAACTTTGATGAGAGTATGTTATCTGAAACATACGGACCTAGAATATTTTCTAGAATTGTGGGTAATAGTCAAGTATACGAGATATTTGGAAAAGATTTAAGACTAAAAGATATGTAG
- the dnaB gene encoding replicative DNA helicase translates to MTEANRPLPYDFLAEKAIIGSILKKNETFDRANQIIKPVDFYDSRTQRIYKSIVTMFEKDIKVDEVSLLSQLRNENILQEVGGEEFIAEITLSSFYTPNIDTYAKTVKEKALLRSLIGASNDIMELSYRQSDDVSTILEVAESKIFDISQDKLNDGLTKVGDTLDETIQIINELSLNDGDITGVPTGLSSIDMKLSGLQPSQLILLAARPAMGKTALGLTMAWNAAKEGKSVAFFSLEMSTLQLNYRLISMVSMIDLGQVMNGRIKDDEWELLFRSVREIVDKDLYVDETPAISLSEMRSKLKRLKAESGLDLVVIDYLQLMSADSNKENRQNEIASISRGLKSLSKELNCPILSLAQLSREADKRADHKPILSDLRESGAIEQDADVVMLLYREDYYDEEDNPNIAKVIVAKHRNGSTGTIDLFFNKPCTTFRDLSYREENAY, encoded by the coding sequence ATGACTGAGGCAAATAGGCCTCTTCCATATGACTTCTTAGCAGAGAAGGCTATTATCGGAAGTATACTTAAGAAAAATGAAACTTTCGATAGAGCAAATCAAATAATAAAACCTGTAGACTTTTATGATTCCAGGACCCAAAGGATATATAAGTCCATAGTCACCATGTTTGAAAAAGATATCAAGGTAGACGAAGTGAGCTTATTATCCCAGTTGAGGAATGAAAATATATTACAAGAAGTTGGAGGGGAGGAGTTTATCGCTGAGATTACCCTCTCCTCATTTTATACTCCAAATATTGATACATACGCAAAGACGGTCAAAGAAAAGGCGCTGCTAAGAAGTCTAATAGGGGCAAGTAACGATATAATGGAGCTAAGCTACAGGCAAAGTGACGATGTTTCTACAATATTGGAAGTAGCTGAAAGCAAAATATTTGACATATCTCAAGATAAGCTAAACGATGGTCTAACTAAAGTTGGAGATACCCTAGATGAGACAATACAGATAATCAACGAATTATCTCTAAACGACGGAGATATAACTGGAGTACCAACAGGACTATCTTCCATAGATATGAAACTATCAGGCCTTCAACCATCTCAACTTATCCTACTTGCAGCAAGACCAGCCATGGGTAAGACAGCCCTTGGACTTACTATGGCATGGAATGCAGCCAAAGAGGGCAAGTCAGTAGCCTTTTTTTCCCTAGAAATGTCTACACTTCAACTAAACTACAGGCTCATATCAATGGTATCTATGATTGACCTAGGGCAAGTTATGAATGGTAGGATAAAGGATGACGAATGGGAACTACTATTTAGGTCGGTTAGAGAGATTGTCGATAAGGACCTCTATGTAGATGAAACTCCAGCTATTTCCCTTTCTGAGATGAGATCAAAACTAAAAAGACTCAAAGCTGAAAGTGGTCTAGACCTTGTAGTTATAGACTATCTACAATTGATGAGTGCAGACTCCAACAAAGAAAATAGGCAAAACGAAATAGCATCCATATCTAGAGGGCTAAAATCTTTATCAAAAGAGTTAAATTGTCCTATCCTATCTCTAGCCCAACTTTCTCGTGAAGCTGATAAGAGGGCTGATCACAAGCCAATCCTATCAGATTTGAGAGAATCAGGAGCGATAGAGCAAGATGCCGATGTAGTAATGCTTCTATATAGGGAAGACTACTACGATGAGGAAGATAATCCAAATATAGCCAAGGTAATTGTTGCAAAACACAGGAATGGATCTACTGGAACTATAGACCTATTCTTTAACAAACCATGTACTACATTTAGAGATCTATCATACAGAGAAGAAAATGCCTACTAA
- a CDS encoding ABC transporter ATP-binding protein: MSKLEFKDVSKSFVRSDSEFITTALEDINFSLRENEFVSIVGPSGCGKSTILRLIAGLIVPTTGNIYLDGEEITGPSSRRGMVFQKSTLFPWLSVKDNVGFSAKLKSEEKVDDKTIDQMLEKVGLLDFKNSYPSNLSGGMAQRISLIRTMVNKPEVLLLDEPLGALDAFTRMNMQDEILKLWDEEKNMTIMVTHDVDEAVYMSTKVIVMEPRPGRIKEIVPIEVDYPRNRTSKEFTDYRNELLNILDI, from the coding sequence ATGAGTAAATTAGAATTTAAAGATGTTTCAAAATCATTCGTAAGATCTGATAGTGAATTTATAACTACAGCTCTTGAGGACATCAATTTTTCCTTAAGGGAAAATGAGTTTGTAAGTATAGTTGGTCCATCAGGATGTGGAAAGTCTACAATACTTAGACTTATAGCTGGCCTTATAGTTCCAACTACAGGAAATATTTACCTAGATGGAGAAGAGATCACAGGTCCTTCAAGTAGAAGGGGAATGGTATTTCAAAAATCAACTTTATTTCCATGGCTTAGCGTAAAAGATAATGTGGGATTTTCTGCTAAGTTAAAAAGTGAAGAAAAAGTCGATGATAAGACAATCGATCAAATGTTAGAAAAAGTGGGTCTATTAGATTTCAAAAATTCTTACCCATCTAACTTATCAGGCGGCATGGCCCAAAGAATTTCATTAATCAGAACTATGGTAAACAAGCCAGAAGTCTTACTTCTTGATGAGCCTCTTGGTGCCTTGGATGCATTTACAAGGATGAACATGCAAGATGAGATACTAAAACTGTGGGATGAAGAAAAGAATATGACTATAATGGTAACTCATGATGTTGATGAGGCTGTTTATATGTCAACTAAAGTTATAGTCATGGAACCAAGGCCAGGAAGGATCAAAGAGATAGTTCCAATAGAAGTTGACTATCCTAGAAATAGAACAAGCAAAGAATTTACTGATTATAGAAATGAACTGTTAAATATTTTGGATATATAG
- the rplI gene encoding 50S ribosomal protein L9, with product MKVILTDNIVRVGVKGDLVDVKPGYFRNYLNPQGLAVEANKKNMAELEEMQAKLKEEEAQNRKEAEELKEKIEALTLTQKVNVGEDGKLFGSITNKDIAEALAENGIEVDRKRIEGLEKIEGTGEFNLNVRLYPEVNADLKVEVVAEEA from the coding sequence ATGAAAGTAATATTAACAGATAATATCGTAAGAGTAGGCGTTAAGGGAGACCTTGTAGATGTAAAACCAGGATATTTTAGAAACTACCTTAACCCACAAGGACTTGCGGTTGAAGCTAACAAAAAGAATATGGCTGAACTTGAAGAAATGCAAGCTAAATTAAAAGAAGAAGAAGCACAAAACAGAAAAGAAGCAGAAGAACTAAAAGAAAAAATCGAAGCACTAACACTTACACAAAAAGTAAACGTTGGTGAAGATGGCAAACTATTTGGTTCTATCACAAACAAAGATATAGCAGAAGCTCTAGCTGAAAATGGTATCGAAGTTGACAGAAAGAGAATCGAAGGCCTTGAAAAGATTGAAGGAACTGGCGAATTTAATCTAAATGTAAGACTATACCCAGAAGTAAATGCTGATCTTAAAGTAGAAGTAGTTGCTGAGGAAGCTTAA
- a CDS encoding DnaD domain-containing protein translates to MNFTVENLKVDLGTTPIENMFLNTYLGMVDGENLKFYLLVYKDMYNEGSVDIDKIKKILKYSDEDIKNAIDYWINMGAFRKKLDINGREYIEIVSFRQMIYGDNKKTYDEVNEASFDKSSRKQIMFNNVENIIGRALTPADITRIHETIEEYNSDPELITEAFRQAKELNNVDVKYVMGFIKTWRDQNILSVNDLKIHQERQKLVRKKSPRQYKKNNRKISSGDDYKSYAEEARKKRFEKMIEQGKSNENIQ, encoded by the coding sequence ATGAACTTCACAGTTGAAAATTTGAAAGTTGATTTGGGAACCACACCTATTGAAAATATGTTTTTAAATACCTATCTAGGTATGGTGGATGGCGAGAATCTCAAGTTTTATCTCTTGGTATATAAGGACATGTATAACGAGGGCTCTGTAGATATTGATAAGATTAAAAAAATTCTAAAATATTCTGACGAAGATATCAAAAATGCTATAGATTATTGGATAAATATGGGAGCCTTCCGCAAGAAATTGGACATCAATGGCAGAGAGTACATAGAAATTGTTTCTTTTAGGCAAATGATCTATGGTGACAATAAAAAAACATATGATGAGGTCAATGAAGCTAGCTTTGACAAATCTAGCCGCAAGCAAATAATGTTTAACAATGTAGAAAACATCATTGGTAGAGCCCTAACTCCAGCAGATATAACAAGGATACATGAAACTATTGAAGAATATAATAGCGATCCAGAGCTTATCACAGAAGCTTTTCGCCAAGCCAAAGAGCTAAATAATGTCGATGTAAAGTATGTGATGGGTTTTATAAAAACATGGAGAGATCAAAATATATTATCGGTCAATGACCTTAAAATCCACCAAGAACGTCAAAAACTTGTAAGAAAAAAATCTCCAAGACAATATAAGAAAAATAATAGAAAAATTTCAAGTGGAGATGATTATAAATCATACGCCGAAGAAGCTAGAAAAAAACGCTTTGAAAAAATGATAGAACAGGGAAAATCTAATGAAAACATCCAATAA
- a CDS encoding NAD(P)H-hydrate epimerase — protein MLVVDKETMQAIDTYAINELKIPALALVERAGLSIIKNINLNQRRSFAVIVGIGNNGADGLACARNLMARDYYVDIYIIGSLDKSSYEFRANYDACSKLTDRIFFVDTIQDLENMEENIKNVSTIIEGIFGTGLDRTISGTYAFVIAMINRSMKYIISIDIPSGLDSTSGDSWGEVVDSDLIVSMQLMKKGIYDRSRYREKCIVEDIGIPQKAIDHILKES, from the coding sequence ATGCTTGTAGTAGACAAAGAAACTATGCAGGCCATAGATACTTACGCAATCAATGAACTGAAAATACCTGCTTTGGCCTTGGTTGAGCGAGCAGGCCTTTCTATTATAAAAAACATCAATTTGAATCAAAGGCGAAGCTTTGCCGTAATTGTTGGCATAGGCAATAACGGTGCAGATGGCCTTGCCTGTGCAAGGAATCTCATGGCCAGAGATTATTATGTTGATATTTATATTATAGGAAGTTTGGATAAGTCAAGCTATGAGTTTAGGGCAAATTATGATGCTTGCTCTAAGCTTACAGATCGAATATTTTTTGTAGATACAATACAAGATTTGGAAAATATGGAAGAAAATATCAAGAATGTTTCTACTATCATAGAGGGAATATTTGGCACAGGCCTTGATCGAACTATTTCAGGAACCTATGCCTTCGTAATCGCTATGATAAATCGTTCTATGAAATATATTATTTCCATAGATATACCAAGTGGATTGGATTCAACTTCTGGAGATTCCTGGGGAGAGGTAGTAGATAGCGACCTAATAGTCTCTATGCAGCTTATGAAAAAAGGCATATATGACCGCAGCAGATATAGAGAAAAGTGCATAGTAGAAGATATAGGCATACCACAAAAGGCAATAGATCATATTTTAAAAGAGAGCTGA
- a CDS encoding DUF2232 domain-containing protein produces the protein MEISKNINKIVDYLSIGAIITVLLLVTGGNVLLFATCPILLALVYLTKGFKEFGISLLMAILIAFMFISPDVIAFDLVPIFLISLLFIAMTRSTISDKYKILISFLIISLILIIVYKLAMVNAGLDIKTLANDLYEELKLNTTYDLKLEYIESVFALYPAMIASLSLIYSAISLRIIRNYLAYKKIGKDMVALRDIRLDKKDFSTIIIASIILYFIARFLGVKDIYIRTNLIWICLSILLFNGMGVYDYMLSMRKSLLSRGLQWFFVIVFFYIFAVFFVIIGFADIFMDIRNKSRRSYGQI, from the coding sequence ATGGAAATTAGTAAAAATATAAATAAAATTGTTGATTATCTTTCTATTGGAGCAATCATAACAGTTTTATTATTGGTGACTGGTGGCAATGTTTTGCTTTTTGCAACTTGTCCTATACTTTTAGCCCTAGTTTACCTTACAAAGGGTTTTAAAGAATTTGGCATATCTTTGCTAATGGCAATCTTAATTGCTTTTATGTTTATCAGTCCTGATGTTATAGCCTTTGATCTTGTTCCGATATTTTTGATAAGTCTACTTTTTATAGCAATGACTAGGTCTACTATAAGTGATAAGTATAAGATTTTGATTAGCTTTCTTATAATAAGCCTTATCCTTATAATAGTCTATAAGCTTGCCATGGTAAATGCTGGTTTGGATATAAAAACATTGGCAAATGACTTATATGAAGAGCTTAAGCTTAACACCACCTATGATTTAAAATTAGAGTACATAGAATCAGTTTTTGCCCTATATCCAGCTATGATTGCAAGCCTATCCTTAATATATAGTGCAATTAGTCTTAGGATTATAAGAAATTACCTAGCCTATAAGAAAATTGGCAAGGATATGGTAGCTTTAAGAGATATAAGACTGGATAAAAAGGATTTTTCTACTATAATAATTGCTTCTATTATTCTTTACTTCATTGCAAGATTTTTGGGCGTAAAGGATATATATATAAGAACAAATCTAATATGGATTTGCCTTAGTATTTTATTATTTAATGGTATGGGAGTATATGATTATATGCTAAGTATGAGAAAATCCTTATTGTCTAGAGGATTGCAGTGGTTCTTTGTAATAGTATTCTTCTATATATTTGCCGTATTTTTTGTAATAATAGGCTTTGCTGATATATTTATGGATATAAGAAACAAATCTAGGAGGTCTTATGGACAAATTTAG
- a CDS encoding ABC transporter permease translates to MDKDNQLNPKKPNKEEKGRLTKDELIKLESKPRNKTNERFRLALPIIAGILAIIEYYFLPEQNSGLAKTNMYPGFLAILTSIYVIALLVSIKKENLRDRLLYKAPRYTFIYVLLMIYDILTLKTSKLALPYFPWIDMIFNSMKADDAFLAESVISSLKLLFTGYIIGGVLGIITGILAGYFDKVNYWVDPFLKILGPIPTTTWLPVVMVIAINLFQGAVFIIGLGVWFSTTLATITGMRNVEPAYYEAAQTLGATNTELVKKVAIPSATPNIFQGLIAGMSAACNALIVAEMLGVESGLGWYITWKSSWADYSSMYGAIILLALTFILVNMIIKQISKRALRWRDGGAIR, encoded by the coding sequence ATGGATAAAGATAATCAATTAAATCCAAAAAAACCGAATAAAGAAGAAAAGGGAAGATTAACAAAAGATGAGTTAATTAAACTTGAATCAAAGCCAAGAAATAAAACTAATGAAAGATTTAGGTTAGCTCTACCAATAATTGCAGGTATCCTAGCCATTATTGAATATTACTTTTTACCAGAACAAAATTCTGGATTAGCAAAAACTAATATGTATCCAGGATTTCTGGCCATACTTACAAGTATTTATGTAATTGCTCTTCTAGTTTCCATAAAGAAGGAGAATTTAAGAGACCGACTACTTTATAAAGCACCTAGATATACATTTATATATGTTTTGCTAATGATTTATGATATTTTGACCTTAAAAACGTCAAAACTTGCCTTACCATATTTTCCATGGATAGATATGATATTTAATTCCATGAAGGCTGATGATGCATTTTTGGCTGAGTCTGTAATAAGTTCACTAAAACTTTTATTCACAGGCTATATCATAGGTGGCGTACTTGGAATAATTACTGGTATACTTGCAGGTTACTTTGATAAGGTAAACTACTGGGTAGATCCATTTTTAAAAATCCTTGGACCTATACCAACAACAACCTGGCTACCTGTTGTAATGGTAATTGCTATAAATCTGTTCCAAGGAGCAGTATTTATAATAGGGCTAGGTGTTTGGTTTTCAACAACACTTGCTACCATAACAGGTATGAGAAATGTCGAGCCTGCTTATTATGAGGCTGCCCAAACACTAGGAGCAACCAATACAGAGCTAGTAAAAAAGGTTGCAATCCCATCAGCCACACCAAATATTTTCCAAGGACTAATAGCTGGTATGTCTGCAGCTTGTAATGCTCTAATCGTTGCCGAAATGCTTGGTGTAGAAAGTGGACTTGGATGGTATATAACATGGAAAAGCTCTTGGGCTGATTATTCGTCCATGTATGGAGCTATAATTCTACTTGCACTTACCTTTATTTTGGTAAATATGATTATAAAACAAATTAGCAAAAGAGCTTTAAGATGGAGAGATGGAGGAGCTATTAGATGA